In the genome of Haloferax mediterranei ATCC 33500, one region contains:
- a CDS encoding ABC transporter permease encodes MTETETGLGERLSNRFEDFGRLRYRFRQNPMSLVGLGIILGLIFLAILAPWVAPYPNDAAYQGEAAVHFDQRFESPSLSHPFGTDQAGRDIFSRVLFGTRLSLQIGLVVLAVAVSIGVTVGLVGGYVGGAVGMFLMRVTDVFLSVPPLVLALGVSVALEPSLTNSMLAIAAVWWPWYARLTYGEVLSVKKETFVEASRGIGASTPRTIFREILPNVLAPITVKISLDMGYAILVASALGFLGLGAQPPTPEWGTMVSQGRNYLPAQWWFSTFPGLAIFLTVLGFNFLGDGLRDMFDVEVQ; translated from the coding sequence ATGACAGAGACAGAAACCGGACTCGGAGAACGATTGTCGAACCGATTCGAAGACTTCGGCCGGTTGCGCTACCGGTTCCGGCAGAATCCGATGTCGCTCGTGGGATTGGGGATTATCCTCGGACTCATCTTCCTCGCCATCCTCGCCCCGTGGGTCGCGCCGTACCCGAACGACGCCGCCTATCAGGGTGAGGCCGCGGTACACTTCGACCAGCGATTCGAGTCGCCGAGTCTCTCCCATCCGTTCGGGACCGACCAGGCGGGCCGTGACATCTTCAGTCGCGTGCTCTTCGGGACGCGACTGTCCTTGCAAATCGGTCTCGTCGTCCTCGCAGTAGCGGTTTCGATTGGCGTCACCGTGGGACTCGTTGGAGGCTACGTGGGCGGGGCCGTCGGGATGTTCCTGATGCGCGTGACGGACGTGTTCCTCTCGGTCCCACCGTTGGTGCTCGCACTCGGGGTGAGCGTCGCGTTAGAGCCGAGTTTGACGAACTCGATGCTCGCCATCGCTGCCGTGTGGTGGCCCTGGTATGCCCGCCTCACCTATGGTGAAGTCCTATCGGTGAAAAAAGAGACGTTCGTCGAGGCGAGTCGCGGTATCGGCGCGTCGACGCCGCGAACCATCTTCCGCGAGATTCTCCCGAACGTGCTGGCACCGATTACGGTCAAGATTAGCCTCGACATGGGATACGCCATCCTCGTCGCGTCGGCACTGGGATTCCTCGGTCTCGGCGCGCAACCACCCACGCCCGAGTGGGGGACGATGGTCAGTCAGGGACGAAACTACCTACCTGCGCAGTGGTGGTTCTCGACGTTCCCAGGACTGGCGATTTTCCTGACGGTTCTCGGGTTCAACTTCCTCGGTGACGGGCTTCGAGACATGTTCGACGTGGAGGTGCAGTGA
- a CDS encoding ABC transporter ATP-binding protein codes for MTNPLLEVSDLSVEFESYEGTHRVLNDVDLTIEEGETVALVGETGCGKSVTAKSIMGTLPRPPGKITSGNIRYRGTDLLANRAEHDRVKGEEMSMIFQDPMTYLSPVYTVGSMMADVATYSGNADVSWFDVLKNLLGRREERESIRERSIELLERMHLPDPEGALDKYPVQLSGGMRQRVIIAMALINEPTFLLADEPTTALDVTVQNQILDLLREHVTDRNLSMLYITHNLGVAREIADKICIMYAGEIVEVGSTDEIFDAPLHPYTRGLLDSIPKLTGFEGDGIDGQIPDYTNPPRGCRFHPRCPAAIAGTCDSEPVEAHAVGESRSVGCHLYEDGMSMDDAMAVATSDATYWSEERPPSAKAGVGSASSGTGTRETGGDQ; via the coding sequence ATGACGAACCCGCTGCTCGAAGTCTCCGACCTCTCGGTCGAGTTCGAGAGCTACGAGGGAACCCACCGCGTCCTCAACGATGTCGACCTCACCATCGAGGAGGGAGAGACGGTCGCCCTCGTCGGCGAGACTGGGTGTGGAAAAAGCGTGACGGCGAAGTCTATCATGGGAACGCTCCCGCGGCCCCCCGGCAAGATAACAAGTGGGAACATTCGGTACCGCGGCACCGACCTCCTCGCAAATCGCGCCGAGCACGACCGAGTCAAAGGCGAGGAGATGAGCATGATATTCCAGGACCCGATGACGTATCTTTCGCCGGTCTACACCGTCGGGTCGATGATGGCCGACGTCGCCACCTACAGCGGCAACGCCGACGTGAGCTGGTTCGACGTGCTGAAGAACCTTCTCGGCCGCCGCGAGGAGCGCGAGTCGATACGAGAGCGGTCGATAGAACTCCTCGAACGGATGCACCTTCCCGACCCGGAAGGGGCGCTGGACAAATATCCCGTCCAACTCTCCGGCGGGATGCGCCAGCGCGTCATCATCGCGATGGCGCTCATCAACGAACCGACGTTCCTGCTCGCCGACGAGCCAACGACCGCGCTCGACGTGACCGTCCAGAACCAGATTCTGGACTTGCTCCGCGAGCACGTGACAGACCGGAATCTGTCGATGCTGTACATCACGCACAACCTCGGCGTCGCACGCGAGATTGCGGACAAAATCTGCATCATGTACGCGGGCGAAATCGTCGAGGTCGGGTCGACCGACGAAATCTTCGATGCCCCGCTGCATCCGTACACGCGAGGACTGCTGGACAGTATTCCGAAGCTCACCGGCTTCGAAGGAGACGGCATCGACGGCCAGATTCCGGACTATACGAACCCACCGCGAGGGTGTCGGTTCCACCCGCGCTGTCCGGCCGCGATAGCGGGAACATGCGATTCCGAACCCGTCGAAGCCCACGCAGTCGGCGAGTCGCGGAGCGTCGGCTGTCACCTCTACGAGGATGGGATGTCCATGGACGACGCCATGGCGGTGGCGACAAGCGACGCGACCTACTGGTCCGAAGAACGGCCGCCGTCAGCCAAGGCTGGAGTCGGTAGTGCGAGTAGTGGAACTGGCACGCGCGAAACAGGAGGTGACCAATGA
- a CDS encoding ABC transporter ATP-binding protein, which produces MSQESQTGADRVTNHASESTRSPLVSIQNLKKYYPVSSGLLRRSASSVKAVDGVSFDIYPGETFAIVGESGCGKTTLGKTVARLYESTGGTISFDGRDITALSGKSLRKLRRDIQVVYQDPSSSLNPRRRIGAIVKEPLVVHSIGTKAERDDRVAELLRRVDLPVEFRNRYPNELSGGQKQRVAIARALAVEPKFVVLDEPTSALDVSVQAKVISLLDELQDELGLTYLIISHDLSLVKNIADRIGVMYLGNFMEVADSDRLFENPVNPYTEQLLSAIPVVEAAERAMKPTQVDIEGETPDPMNPPSGCPFNPRCHRSFEACDAVEPVLVEVEDGHQTRCLHSPGEKRADVLDQLPEGVSLADRSVDGE; this is translated from the coding sequence ATGAGCCAAGAATCACAGACGGGTGCGGACAGAGTAACGAACCACGCTAGCGAGTCGACCCGGAGTCCGCTCGTCTCGATTCAGAATCTCAAGAAATACTACCCCGTCAGTTCGGGACTGCTCCGACGGTCCGCATCCTCGGTCAAAGCCGTCGACGGCGTTTCCTTCGACATCTACCCCGGCGAGACGTTCGCCATCGTCGGCGAATCCGGCTGTGGCAAGACCACGCTCGGAAAAACCGTCGCCCGGCTCTACGAGAGCACGGGCGGGACGATTTCCTTCGACGGGCGAGATATCACGGCGCTCAGCGGGAAGTCGCTTCGCAAACTCCGGCGCGATATTCAGGTCGTCTATCAGGACCCGTCTTCGTCGCTGAATCCCCGTCGACGCATCGGGGCGATTGTCAAAGAGCCATTAGTCGTCCACAGTATCGGGACGAAAGCCGAGCGTGACGACCGCGTCGCCGAACTCCTGCGGCGGGTCGACCTGCCGGTCGAATTCCGGAATCGGTACCCGAACGAACTGTCCGGCGGGCAGAAACAGCGGGTTGCAATCGCCCGCGCGCTCGCGGTCGAACCGAAGTTCGTCGTCCTCGACGAACCGACGAGCGCACTCGACGTGAGCGTGCAGGCCAAGGTCATCTCGCTTCTCGACGAGTTACAGGACGAACTGGGACTGACGTACCTGATTATCAGCCACGACCTGAGCCTCGTCAAGAACATCGCCGACAGAATCGGCGTGATGTACCTCGGCAATTTCATGGAAGTCGCCGACAGCGACCGCCTCTTCGAAAATCCGGTGAACCCCTACACCGAGCAGTTGCTTTCTGCGATTCCAGTCGTCGAAGCGGCCGAGCGCGCGATGAAGCCCACGCAAGTGGATATCGAGGGCGAGACGCCGGACCCGATGAACCCGCCGAGCGGGTGCCCGTTCAACCCGCGTTGCCACCGGTCGTTCGAGGCGTGCGATGCGGTCGAACCGGTGTTAGTCGAAGTCGAAGACGGCCACCAGACCCGGTGTCTCCACAGTCCGGGCGAGAAGCGAGCGGACGTACTCGACCAGTTACCGGAGGGCGTCTCGTTAGCCGACCGGTCGGTGGACGGAGAATAG
- a CDS encoding hydantoinase/oxoprolinase family protein → MTTHETRVAVDIGGTFTDLVAVNDGELALEKTSTTPSNFADGVLDALEKSVVDQTTADQFVHGTTVVINTITERTGTETALITTAGFRDVLDITRANRPDMFNFRYQKPEPFVPRRNRWEIPERIDQAGETLTPLDEAAVRDAAREIREQGLDTIAVSYINSYENPSHERRTRELIEAEFPDAYVTLSHELTKEYREYERTNTAVLNSYVRPVVDDYLDNLEGRLEDASFRGNAYAMKSNAGTASFSQARRSPVEMVESGPVGGVYGAARVGERIGESDVISFDMGGTTAKTSLVQDGELTIDTEYWLESSPRDEGYPLKIPVVDIVEIGAGGGSIAWVDQGGSINIGPKSAGADPGPACYGRGGTEPTVTDANLLTGRLNPEYFLGGEMDLDVDAARDALEPLADEFGTSVREAAHGILRVVNSSMSNALKQVSIRRGHDPRDFVMVASGGAGPLHAATLGRELGVRETIIPRAPGQFSAWGMLMTDLRKDFARTRVMPFDGETAGTVAEAFAELEAEAYDAYAPEQSVSEEDIEITRSVDLRYTGQEHTVNTQIPSGDIGPEAITSTIDRFHDLHEQSYNFSLDDAVEVVTLRVTASAPMPKPEIGRITRGGNPEDTIKGTRDVDFGTEGVRETRVYEREALPAMTSFDGPAVIEEPACTTLVHPDQSFDVDEFGTLHIT, encoded by the coding sequence ATGACAACACACGAAACACGAGTCGCCGTCGATATCGGCGGCACATTCACCGACCTCGTCGCGGTGAACGACGGGGAGTTAGCACTGGAAAAGACATCGACGACGCCGTCGAATTTCGCAGACGGCGTCCTCGACGCACTCGAAAAGAGTGTCGTCGACCAGACGACTGCCGACCAGTTCGTCCACGGAACGACGGTCGTCATCAACACGATTACCGAACGAACCGGCACGGAGACGGCGCTCATCACGACAGCGGGCTTCCGGGACGTGCTCGACATCACGCGAGCGAACCGACCGGACATGTTCAACTTCCGGTATCAGAAACCCGAACCGTTCGTCCCGCGCCGAAACCGCTGGGAGATTCCGGAGCGTATCGACCAGGCTGGCGAGACGCTGACTCCACTCGACGAAGCGGCCGTCCGAGACGCCGCGCGTGAAATCCGCGAGCAGGGACTCGATACAATCGCGGTCAGCTACATCAACAGTTACGAGAACCCATCCCACGAGCGGCGAACTCGGGAACTCATCGAAGCGGAGTTCCCCGACGCCTACGTCACGCTCTCGCACGAACTCACCAAGGAGTACCGCGAGTACGAACGGACCAACACGGCCGTCCTAAACTCGTACGTGCGACCCGTCGTCGACGACTACCTCGACAACCTCGAAGGACGACTTGAAGATGCGTCGTTTCGGGGGAACGCCTACGCGATGAAGTCGAACGCGGGAACCGCGAGCTTTTCGCAGGCGCGTCGAAGTCCGGTCGAGATGGTCGAAAGCGGTCCCGTCGGCGGCGTCTACGGTGCCGCCCGCGTCGGCGAGCGAATCGGCGAGTCGGATGTCATCAGTTTCGACATGGGCGGAACGACGGCGAAAACGTCGCTCGTGCAGGACGGCGAACTCACCATCGACACGGAATACTGGCTCGAATCGTCACCCCGCGACGAGGGGTATCCCCTGAAGATACCCGTTGTGGATATCGTCGAAATCGGCGCTGGTGGCGGTTCAATCGCGTGGGTCGACCAAGGCGGCTCTATCAACATCGGTCCGAAAAGCGCCGGTGCCGACCCCGGCCCGGCGTGTTACGGACGGGGCGGGACCGAACCGACAGTCACCGATGCCAATCTCCTCACGGGTCGACTAAATCCGGAGTACTTCCTTGGAGGGGAGATGGACCTCGATGTCGATGCCGCACGCGACGCGCTCGAACCGCTGGCCGACGAGTTCGGGACGAGTGTCCGTGAGGCGGCCCACGGGATACTCCGCGTCGTGAATTCGAGCATGTCGAACGCGCTCAAACAGGTCAGCATCCGCCGCGGCCACGACCCTCGCGATTTCGTGATGGTTGCGAGCGGCGGTGCTGGCCCGCTTCACGCAGCGACACTCGGCCGAGAACTCGGCGTCCGCGAGACGATTATTCCCCGCGCCCCCGGCCAGTTCTCGGCGTGGGGAATGCTCATGACGGACCTCCGGAAAGACTTCGCGCGAACTCGTGTGATGCCGTTCGACGGCGAAACCGCCGGGACGGTCGCCGAGGCGTTCGCCGAATTGGAGGCAGAAGCGTACGATGCCTACGCGCCGGAGCAGTCCGTATCTGAGGAGGACATCGAGATAACGCGAAGCGTCGACCTCCGGTACACCGGGCAGGAACACACCGTCAACACCCAAATTCCATCTGGGGACATCGGTCCGGAGGCAATCACGTCGACAATCGACCGCTTCCACGACCTGCACGAACAGTCGTACAACTTCAGCCTCGACGATGCAGTCGAGGTCGTCACGCTCCGGGTCACGGCGTCGGCACCGATGCCGAAACCCGAGATTGGACGGATTACTCGGGGCGGGAACCCGGAAGACACCATCAAAGGAACGCGCGACGTCGATTTCGGAACAGAGGGTGTTCGCGAGACTCGCGTGTACGAGCGCGAAGCGCTTCCCGCGATGACCTCGTTTGACGGTCCCGCCGTCATCGAGGAACCGGCCTGTACCACACTCGTCCACCCAGACCAGTCGTTCGACGTAGACGAATTCGGCACACTCCACATCACATAA
- a CDS encoding hydantoinase B/oxoprolinase family protein yields MSAHSQTESTVTVDPFTREVITNAIQSAAEEMFINLGRTAKSSVIYETLDYACGITDADANVVAQANGVPGFLGTLKFCVQDTIEKFGTDGFAPGDVVLLNDYHGGTHLNDVAMVAPIFVDGELVGFTASKAHWTDVGGKDPGSWTTDATSIFQEGIQYPMVKLYEGGECNEAVRDIVMANTRLPDVTHGDMEAQRSSMQVGAERAVEVFERYGVSKVKAAISEYFDAGERLVREEIRTLPNGTYTATDNLDDDGITNEPVHVEVTVTIDDETVELDYTGTDSETAGPINSPYAASVSDIRAFFQAITLPDAETNEGFFRPLEITIPEGTVLNASKPAPIGTDWEGSAMAADLPWKALAPHLPDRLSAGHFLSVCATIVGGHDERTDEDFLVVEPQPGGWGASPGRDGADVLVCSGDGDTLEMPVEVMETRFPILFDEFRLDTPQEAGHGQFRGGTGLVQGYRIYNDSGGFITAGFGRSKFPPWGVNGGKKGDGNYIEIERTDGTLERHSNLTNYPLHDGDIARLVTSAGGGWGDPMARDPERVREDYLDDYITRETARSVYGVALSEDGTVDERETSELRVDERGTNELRANEQNENKLSTSKQRETNQ; encoded by the coding sequence ATGTCAGCACACTCGCAGACGGAATCCACGGTCACAGTCGACCCGTTCACGCGGGAAGTAATCACGAACGCGATTCAGAGCGCCGCCGAGGAGATGTTCATCAATCTCGGTCGGACCGCGAAGTCAAGCGTGATTTACGAGACACTCGACTACGCCTGCGGCATCACCGACGCCGATGCGAACGTCGTAGCACAGGCAAACGGCGTCCCCGGATTCCTCGGAACGCTGAAATTCTGTGTACAGGACACCATCGAGAAGTTCGGAACCGACGGATTTGCACCCGGCGACGTCGTCCTCCTCAACGACTACCACGGCGGAACGCATCTCAACGACGTTGCGATGGTCGCCCCGATTTTCGTGGACGGAGAACTCGTCGGATTCACCGCATCGAAAGCCCACTGGACCGACGTCGGCGGGAAGGACCCGGGGTCGTGGACGACAGATGCGACCAGCATCTTCCAAGAAGGTATCCAGTACCCGATGGTGAAACTCTACGAAGGTGGCGAGTGCAACGAGGCGGTTCGTGACATCGTGATGGCAAACACACGGTTACCGGACGTGACCCACGGCGATATGGAAGCACAGCGGTCCTCGATGCAAGTCGGCGCAGAGCGTGCCGTCGAAGTATTCGAGCGCTACGGCGTCTCGAAAGTCAAAGCGGCGATTTCGGAGTACTTCGATGCGGGAGAGCGCCTCGTTCGAGAGGAGATTCGAACCCTCCCGAACGGAACGTACACCGCGACGGACAACCTCGACGACGACGGGATTACGAACGAACCAGTGCACGTCGAGGTCACCGTCACAATCGACGACGAGACGGTCGAACTCGACTACACCGGCACCGATTCCGAGACGGCCGGGCCAATCAATTCGCCGTACGCCGCGTCGGTCTCCGATATTCGCGCTTTCTTCCAGGCGATTACGCTCCCCGACGCAGAAACGAACGAGGGATTCTTCCGCCCGCTCGAAATCACGATTCCAGAGGGGACCGTCCTCAATGCATCGAAGCCCGCGCCGATTGGAACCGACTGGGAGGGGTCCGCGATGGCGGCGGACCTCCCGTGGAAGGCGCTCGCACCGCACCTCCCGGACCGGCTTTCAGCGGGGCATTTCCTCAGCGTCTGTGCGACCATCGTCGGCGGCCACGACGAGCGCACCGACGAGGACTTCCTCGTCGTCGAACCCCAACCGGGAGGATGGGGCGCGAGTCCCGGACGAGATGGGGCCGACGTACTCGTGTGCTCCGGAGACGGTGACACACTGGAGATGCCGGTCGAAGTGATGGAGACTCGATTCCCGATTCTCTTCGACGAATTCCGCCTCGACACGCCACAGGAAGCGGGACACGGTCAGTTCCGAGGAGGAACCGGTCTCGTACAGGGCTACCGCATCTACAACGACTCCGGTGGGTTCATCACGGCCGGGTTCGGCCGGTCGAAGTTCCCGCCGTGGGGTGTCAACGGCGGCAAGAAAGGTGACGGGAACTATATCGAAATCGAGCGGACCGACGGAACCCTCGAACGTCACAGCAATCTCACGAACTATCCGCTACACGATGGCGATATCGCTCGACTCGTCACTAGTGCAGGCGGCGGATGGGGCGACCCAATGGCTCGTGACCCAGAGCGGGTGCGCGAAGATTACCTCGACGACTACATCACTCGGGAGACGGCGCGGTCGGTCTACGGGGTTGCATTGAGCGAAGATGGAACGGTCGACGAGCGTGAAACGAGTGAACTGAGGGTGGACGAGCGCGGGACGAACGAACTGAGAGCGAATGAACAGAACGAGAACAAACTGAGCACGAGCAAACAGCGGGAAACCAACCAATGA
- a CDS encoding cupin domain-containing protein, giving the protein MSDIELTDLEDVWQDSTESPLTLFETDDPESQTGSYVIQPGERVPAAGWTSHEGDEISVILDGSVELVTPDGQYTVSEGSLSVIPSGVEHYSVNETDEPVRLVYTVLGGL; this is encoded by the coding sequence ATGAGCGATATCGAACTCACCGACTTAGAAGACGTCTGGCAAGACAGCACCGAGTCGCCACTCACCCTCTTCGAGACCGACGACCCGGAATCACAGACTGGGTCCTACGTTATTCAGCCCGGAGAGCGAGTCCCAGCAGCAGGCTGGACATCGCACGAAGGAGACGAGATATCTGTCATCCTCGACGGTTCGGTCGAACTGGTAACGCCAGATGGGCAGTACACCGTCTCCGAAGGGTCGCTTTCGGTGATTCCGTCCGGGGTCGAACACTACAGCGTCAACGAAACCGACGAACCGGTACGGTTGGTGTACACTGTTCTCGGTGGCCTCTAA
- a CDS encoding Lrp/AsnC family transcriptional regulator codes for MAENQAQPSTEWLENEKVKRILREYLDETDYRIYKELNRDGRISDTELGDRVGLSRTAARRRRKKLQNEGLVDVLGVLVLQEANLAYADAFVTLNSDLSQDDFDEFIAEVAGEELIYEIDEYMGEYDLLLRVWHASLSDIKSYLRNKLQAYDVVESYDTVPVTKTHKAWHKVLSNGQ; via the coding sequence ATGGCTGAAAATCAGGCCCAACCGTCGACTGAATGGTTAGAAAACGAGAAGGTAAAGCGGATTCTACGAGAGTATCTCGACGAGACCGACTACCGAATTTACAAAGAACTGAACCGTGACGGTCGAATCTCTGACACTGAGTTGGGCGACCGCGTCGGTCTCTCGCGAACCGCAGCCCGTCGTCGTCGGAAAAAGTTACAGAACGAGGGCCTCGTCGACGTGCTCGGGGTGCTCGTCCTTCAGGAGGCTAACCTCGCGTACGCCGATGCATTTGTCACGCTCAACTCGGACCTCAGCCAGGACGACTTCGACGAGTTCATCGCGGAGGTTGCGGGCGAGGAACTCATCTACGAAATTGACGAGTATATGGGCGAATACGACCTGTTGCTCCGTGTTTGGCACGCATCGCTTTCCGATATCAAGAGCTACCTCAGAAACAAGTTACAGGCCTACGACGTGGTCGAATCGTACGACACTGTTCCCGTGACAAAGACCCACAAAGCGTGGCACAAAGTCCTCTCGAACGGGCAGTAA
- a CDS encoding SRPBCC domain-containing protein: MTDDNIDSGRSIDTTTEERNVTVTRVIDASPERLYEAFTDPDEMAAWFPPTGFSADVHRFEPEVGGEFRLTFTADADDIEPNSHTFGGTFLELEPSERIVYTDQFESDDPGMAGEMTVTVTFEAAPDGTEVTVHQESIPEAIPVDDARAGLTDSLGNLANLVEN; this comes from the coding sequence ATGACCGACGATAACATCGACAGCGGCCGGAGTATCGACACGACGACCGAGGAACGGAACGTGACTGTGACCCGCGTCATCGACGCCTCACCCGAGCGGCTCTACGAGGCATTCACCGACCCCGACGAGATGGCAGCGTGGTTCCCTCCAACCGGCTTTAGCGCCGATGTTCATCGGTTCGAACCGGAGGTTGGCGGAGAGTTCCGCCTCACGTTCACGGCTGACGCCGACGATATTGAGCCCAATTCCCACACGTTCGGCGGCACGTTCCTGGAGTTGGAGCCGAGCGAACGGATAGTCTACACTGACCAGTTCGAGTCTGACGACCCGGGCATGGCTGGCGAGATGACCGTCACCGTCACGTTCGAGGCGGCTCCCGACGGGACCGAGGTTACTGTCCACCAAGAGAGCATCCCCGAGGCAATCCCCGTCGACGACGCCAGAGCGGGCTTGACCGACTCTCTCGGGAACCTCGCTAACCTCGTGGAGAACTAA
- a CDS encoding ArsR/SmtB family transcription factor, translating to MVERLPDDLDLDAIFQALAHPIRRDILEQLADGPKSVGELAEPHDVSLAAVSKHLHVLEDAGLLDVEEDGRVRRCHLDAAPLGAAFGWLTRYRVFWEDRLDALADHLEDEDQ from the coding sequence ATGGTTGAACGTCTACCGGACGACCTGGACCTGGATGCGATCTTTCAGGCGCTGGCCCACCCGATTCGACGGGATATCCTCGAACAGCTTGCAGACGGTCCCAAGAGCGTTGGCGAGTTAGCGGAGCCACACGACGTCTCTCTGGCAGCGGTGTCGAAGCATCTGCACGTACTGGAAGATGCGGGGCTGCTCGATGTCGAGGAGGACGGTCGCGTTCGCCGGTGCCACCTAGATGCCGCACCGCTGGGCGCGGCCTTTGGGTGGCTCACCCGGTATCGGGTCTTCTGGGAGGACCGGCTCGACGCACTAGCCGACCATCTAGAGGACGAAGACCAATGA
- a CDS encoding alpha/beta fold hydrolase, with translation MVTFVLVPGAWLGGWCWKHLTPLLTDEGHEVYTPTLTGLGERTHLARPGIDLQTHIRDIVNVLEYEDLEDVVLVGHSYAGLVVLGVAEEVPERLAHVVYLDALVPMDDEPVAAADFYPPEELAAMEAAAADNDGGWPMPDDHPGWVGISDEDAQWMREKAVPHPLHTFEQAVAAENPDTATVPHTYILCLRNGIDDGVLEAIRQLCDQRAWDRYELETGHWPMVSVPDELSTQLLELL, from the coding sequence GTGGTAACGTTCGTTCTGGTTCCCGGTGCGTGGCTGGGCGGTTGGTGCTGGAAACATCTCACGCCGTTGCTCACTGACGAGGGCCACGAGGTGTACACCCCGACGCTAACAGGCCTCGGAGAGCGAACACATCTCGCTCGCCCGGGTATCGATCTCCAGACGCACATTCGCGACATCGTAAACGTCCTCGAATACGAGGACCTCGAGGATGTCGTTCTGGTCGGCCACAGCTACGCTGGACTGGTGGTTCTGGGTGTGGCGGAGGAGGTCCCCGAGCGACTCGCACACGTCGTCTATCTCGACGCGCTGGTCCCGATGGACGACGAGCCCGTGGCGGCAGCCGACTTCTATCCACCGGAGGAGTTGGCAGCGATGGAAGCGGCCGCGGCGGACAACGACGGCGGCTGGCCGATGCCGGACGACCACCCGGGGTGGGTCGGCATCTCGGACGAGGACGCACAGTGGATGCGGGAAAAGGCAGTCCCACATCCGTTGCACACGTTCGAACAGGCAGTGGCTGCCGAGAACCCGGACACAGCGACCGTCCCGCACACGTACATCCTCTGTCTACGTAACGGGATAGACGATGGGGTTTTGGAGGCGATTCGGCAACTCTGTGACCAGCGAGCGTGGGACCGATACGAACTGGAAACCGGTCACTGGCCCATGGTGTCTGTGCCTGACGAACTCTCCACACAACTACTCGAACTTCTATGA
- a CDS encoding NAD(P)-dependent alcohol dehydrogenase — MIDVRAAVVAEESGRFHIEELSLDEPRSDEVLVRIVATGVCPADIAVREQHFQMALPAVLGHEGAGVVEAVGENVTTVEPGDHVVVSFDHDGTCRNCTEGAVAYCSRFSAYNFDGVRGTDQSSPLHRDGKEVSLFFGQSSFATHSIASERQVVTVPDTVPLEILGPLGCGIQTGSGAVINSLDPDPGTSIAVFGVGAVGLSAVLGAVIKGCTTIIAVDLLAERLETAADLGATHVLNADEETSLAETIRALTDGGVDYSLDTTSIPRVVRQAVDATRIPGTCGLLGGAPPEPEPSLDMNSVLRGRTVRGISQGDSIPSVFIPRLIELYEQGRFPFDELLSFYELADINRAVDDLADGRAIKPVLRISDSP, encoded by the coding sequence ATGATTGACGTCCGAGCCGCCGTCGTAGCAGAGGAGTCCGGAAGGTTCCACATCGAGGAACTTTCCCTCGACGAACCGCGGTCGGACGAAGTGCTGGTACGAATCGTTGCGACCGGCGTCTGTCCGGCTGACATCGCCGTCCGTGAGCAGCATTTCCAGATGGCGCTGCCAGCGGTACTCGGGCACGAAGGGGCGGGTGTCGTCGAAGCAGTCGGCGAAAACGTGACGACCGTTGAGCCCGGCGACCACGTAGTAGTGAGCTTCGATCACGATGGAACCTGTCGAAACTGTACGGAAGGTGCCGTTGCGTACTGTTCACGGTTCTCTGCGTACAATTTCGACGGTGTACGTGGAACCGATCAGTCCTCGCCGCTGCACAGAGATGGCAAAGAGGTCAGTCTCTTTTTCGGCCAGTCCTCGTTCGCGACGCACTCGATTGCGAGCGAGCGCCAAGTAGTCACGGTTCCGGATACCGTCCCGTTGGAGATTCTTGGACCACTGGGCTGTGGTATCCAGACCGGAAGCGGCGCAGTCATCAACTCGCTTGATCCCGACCCCGGTACGTCGATTGCCGTGTTCGGCGTCGGAGCCGTTGGGCTGAGCGCAGTACTGGGTGCAGTAATAAAGGGGTGCACGACGATCATCGCTGTCGACCTGCTAGCGGAGCGCCTCGAAACGGCAGCGGACCTCGGTGCGACGCACGTTCTTAACGCCGACGAGGAGACGAGCCTCGCGGAGACAATCCGCGCTCTCACCGATGGTGGTGTCGACTATTCGTTAGACACCACGTCGATTCCACGGGTAGTGCGGCAAGCGGTCGATGCAACACGAATTCCAGGGACCTGTGGGCTTCTCGGTGGTGCCCCACCAGAACCGGAACCGAGTCTTGACATGAATAGCGTCCTCCGGGGACGGACAGTCCGTGGAATCTCCCAGGGAGACTCGATTCCGAGCGTCTTCATCCCGCGGCTTATCGAACTCTACGAACAGGGACGGTTCCCCTTCGACGAACTGCTCTCCTTCTACGAATTGGCGGATATCAATCGGGCCGTCGACGACTTGGCAGACGGCCGTGCAATCAAACCCGTGCTACGAATTTCCGATTCGCCCTGA